In one Streptomyces sp. NBC_01288 genomic region, the following are encoded:
- a CDS encoding PP2C family protein-serine/threonine phosphatase — MAAGRERRAEADTFTARLKKLVHRVRTGLRRSAVDYFRGDGSDWVALAGLLITIPVIVAMTLANAVWFSAAALVLPIVAGGLLLRPASLLGLYAAAATGLIVESVKLGPYTEGPARVTPGVVLVVAACGFFGLLIAQFRSRVGVPWRRGGTMLFDLRERIRVQSKLPQLPQGWHREMALRPAGGQSFSGDFVVAARTNGGRTMEVVLTDVSGKGMDAGSRALLLSGAFGGLLGSLPPHAFLPAANGYLLRQDWDEGFATSIHLVLDLDSGDYELFSAGHPPGLQLSAGSGRWEEKAADGPLLGVYDGAQFDPVKGSLRPGDVLMLFTDGLVETSERDIVEGIDRLTGEADRYVAGGFHGAAWHLIEAVAKDVNDDRALLLVCREGPTAQAAR, encoded by the coding sequence ATGGCAGCAGGACGAGAGCGGCGCGCGGAGGCCGACACGTTCACGGCCCGGTTGAAGAAGCTGGTTCACCGGGTCCGCACCGGCCTGCGCAGAAGTGCCGTGGACTACTTCCGCGGGGACGGCTCGGACTGGGTCGCGCTGGCCGGGCTGCTGATCACGATCCCGGTGATCGTGGCCATGACCCTCGCCAACGCGGTGTGGTTCTCGGCGGCCGCGCTGGTCCTCCCGATCGTCGCGGGCGGCCTGCTGCTGCGCCCCGCGAGCCTGCTCGGCCTGTACGCGGCGGCGGCCACCGGTCTGATCGTGGAGTCGGTGAAGCTCGGCCCGTACACCGAGGGTCCGGCGCGGGTGACCCCGGGCGTGGTGCTCGTGGTGGCCGCGTGCGGTTTCTTCGGGCTGCTGATCGCGCAGTTCCGCAGCCGGGTGGGCGTGCCGTGGCGGCGCGGCGGCACCATGCTCTTCGACCTGCGCGAGCGGATCCGGGTGCAGAGCAAGCTGCCCCAACTCCCGCAGGGCTGGCACCGGGAGATGGCGCTGCGGCCTGCGGGCGGCCAGTCGTTCTCCGGCGACTTCGTGGTCGCGGCCCGGACGAACGGTGGTCGGACCATGGAAGTGGTCCTCACGGACGTCTCCGGCAAGGGCATGGACGCGGGCTCCCGCGCCCTGCTCCTCTCCGGCGCCTTCGGCGGCCTGCTCGGCTCGCTGCCCCCGCACGCGTTCCTCCCCGCCGCCAACGGCTACCTGCTCCGCCAGGACTGGGACGAGGGCTTCGCGACCTCGATCCACCTTGTCCTCGACCTCGACTCCGGCGACTACGAACTCTTCTCCGCGGGCCACCCGCCGGGCCTCCAGCTCAGCGCGGGCAGCGGCCGCTGGGAGGAGAAGGCGGCCGATGGCCCGCTGTTGGGTGTGTACGACGGCGCGCAGTTCGACCCTGTGAAGGGATCGCTGCGGCCCGGGGACGTGTTGATGCTGTTCACAGACGGCTTGGTGGAGACCTCCGAGCGGGACATCGTCGAGGGCATAGACCGCCTCACCGGCGAGGCCGACCGCTATGTCGCCGGCGGCTTCCACGGCGCCGCCTGGCACCTGATCGAGGCGGTCGCGAAGGACGTCAACGACGACCGGGCCCTGCTGCTGGTCTGCCGGGAGGGCCCGACGGCCCAGGCGGCGCGCTGA
- a CDS encoding pore-forming ESAT-6 family protein, producing the protein MAGAGTDRRSYDTTASGDVQGNLAGVIAQLEAVISARDKQVKKAMSDFTADGVADEYHGKEHRWNQASQEVRNIIQLLKTTMEKNDSTAHSTLAKAKSAVDNIG; encoded by the coding sequence ATGGCGGGTGCGGGTACGGATCGTCGTTCCTACGACACGACGGCGTCGGGGGACGTCCAGGGGAATCTCGCGGGGGTGATCGCCCAGTTGGAGGCGGTGATCTCGGCGCGGGACAAGCAGGTGAAGAAGGCGATGTCGGACTTCACGGCCGATGGTGTGGCGGACGAGTACCACGGCAAGGAGCACCGCTGGAACCAGGCCTCGCAGGAGGTCCGGAACATCATTCAGCTGCTGAAGACGACGATGGAGAAGAACGACTCGACGGCGCACTCGACGTTGGCGAAGGCGAAGTCCGCGGTGGACAACATCGGCTGA
- a CDS encoding DUF6507 family protein → MTGWDLRPQGIQHVLTTTGTTASHLETYAKDYGAHLQSAASSAGTISADGGSGGASGGQGGKDGGKAQGGLVALALSQYAEHAMKDLQFIAARAGKSMQGAVDATTAYLNGDDAMAAEVQRKASTPGVTMPGVG, encoded by the coding sequence ATGACGGGCTGGGACCTGCGTCCGCAGGGCATTCAGCATGTGCTGACGACGACGGGCACGACCGCGTCGCATCTGGAGACGTACGCCAAGGACTACGGCGCGCATCTGCAGTCGGCGGCGTCGAGCGCGGGCACGATCTCCGCCGACGGCGGATCGGGCGGGGCATCGGGCGGTCAGGGTGGCAAGGACGGCGGGAAGGCACAGGGCGGCCTGGTGGCGTTGGCGCTGTCGCAGTACGCCGAGCACGCGATGAAGGACCTTCAGTTCATCGCGGCCCGGGCGGGCAAGTCGATGCAGGGCGCGGTGGACGCGACGACGGCGTATCTGAACGGCGACGACGCGATGGCCGCAGAGGTACAGCGCAAGGCGTCCACGCCCGGGGTGACGATGCCGGGAGTGGGCTAG
- a CDS encoding ADP-ribosyltransferase, which produces MIDPEEIPEFTGDLEQLEKDYGDLKKDAGHIRSTGADVHTQFQGLSAYYHAPEAETLFASTKPVSDRSDTFATDLETVSSALSGYATEIRPLVAKLKQLKTEATEFVTSVKGDDDWEYDGDKVDRHNRIRDDITAAVAAFWAAERTCHNEITALWHGTQMVAGDGSDRKDQYGYNASDLKDAKLPWGDPVDQKHHWYDVGHWVKSFVWDGLIVDGVWGTIKGLGTLVGFGGWDAMGQAWKGLAQLATGLTLSMMPGAQTLFWALPDKALPSWFRESRNTMKQTGKALLAWDEWGKNPARAAGAVTFNVVTTVFTGGEGAALAGAGKAGAVAKAVSLVGKAGKIIDPMTYVMKGAGAGLSKVGDIAKNLKGIGKIDVPTLPDGSVHLPDGRVLEPNGNLLDHAGNVETTPIPKEAAPGLPSHWTVPASEPAAVGVSHAADDGVHGAPVPHTGDSVPGGVPHSASNAVHGGTPHVPGNGIHGGIPKSVGNGIHGGIPKSVGDGVHGGVPHSVSNAVHGGTPHVPGSGIHGGIPKSVGNGIHGGIPKSVGDGVHGGVPHVPDNGVAGGVPHVPGNGVHGGIPHGTGDAVSAGEHAGTPSAWYHETPTGPAHEVPHTTPHDAPPTAPHTGGHDTPGTGGHPDQGAGHDGSGHGGHDGTGHDAGHNHDAGHGGDHGGLDHSGLGHDAADIAGHDGADAAAPGHSGGEVPGHGGGGEPFEYKPYMSDDDFNNLATDAERHAAATAELDRGTNPLPSTSNEAGKAYGDAYWNDFLDSLDPKAKDSLERYSSFYYKHINGQLRDFRKYGPSAALEPKVQELVDNMDRVMDSRPLPENVMVVRGTAIDHLELASPYEMAGNTYHDAGFLSTSLGKDAAFDYKPVIMHLRVPKGAPALWIDHISVNKGERELLLARDTHYRVTRVFQDGAGQYHAYGEVLRKP; this is translated from the coding sequence GTGATCGATCCGGAAGAGATTCCCGAGTTCACCGGTGACCTGGAGCAGCTGGAGAAGGACTACGGCGATCTGAAGAAGGACGCCGGGCACATCCGTTCCACGGGTGCGGATGTGCACACGCAGTTCCAGGGGCTGTCGGCGTACTACCACGCTCCTGAGGCGGAGACGCTGTTCGCGTCGACGAAGCCGGTGTCGGATCGCTCGGACACCTTCGCCACGGACCTGGAGACGGTCTCCTCGGCGCTGTCGGGGTACGCGACCGAGATCCGTCCGCTGGTGGCGAAGCTGAAGCAGCTGAAGACGGAGGCGACGGAGTTCGTCACCTCCGTCAAGGGGGACGACGACTGGGAGTACGACGGGGACAAGGTCGACAGGCACAACCGGATCCGTGACGACATCACGGCGGCGGTGGCGGCGTTCTGGGCCGCCGAGCGTACGTGCCACAACGAGATCACGGCGTTGTGGCACGGCACGCAGATGGTCGCCGGTGACGGTTCGGACAGGAAGGACCAGTACGGCTACAACGCGTCGGACCTGAAGGACGCGAAGCTGCCGTGGGGTGACCCGGTGGACCAGAAGCACCACTGGTACGACGTCGGGCACTGGGTGAAGTCGTTCGTGTGGGACGGCCTGATCGTGGACGGCGTCTGGGGCACCATCAAGGGTCTGGGGACGCTGGTCGGGTTCGGCGGCTGGGACGCGATGGGGCAGGCGTGGAAGGGCCTGGCGCAGCTGGCGACCGGGCTGACGCTGTCGATGATGCCGGGTGCCCAGACCCTTTTCTGGGCGCTGCCGGACAAGGCCCTGCCGTCGTGGTTCCGTGAGTCGCGCAACACGATGAAGCAGACGGGGAAGGCGCTGCTGGCGTGGGACGAGTGGGGCAAGAACCCCGCGCGTGCGGCGGGTGCGGTCACCTTCAACGTCGTCACCACCGTCTTCACCGGTGGCGAGGGCGCGGCCCTGGCCGGCGCCGGCAAGGCGGGCGCGGTGGCCAAGGCGGTCTCCCTGGTCGGGAAGGCCGGCAAGATCATCGACCCGATGACGTACGTCATGAAGGGCGCCGGCGCCGGTCTGTCCAAGGTCGGCGACATCGCCAAGAACCTGAAGGGCATCGGCAAGATCGACGTCCCGACCCTTCCCGACGGCTCCGTACACCTTCCCGACGGCCGGGTCCTGGAGCCGAACGGAAACCTCCTCGACCACGCAGGCAACGTCGAGACGACCCCGATCCCGAAGGAAGCGGCCCCGGGGCTCCCGTCCCACTGGACCGTCCCGGCGTCGGAACCGGCGGCCGTGGGGGTCTCCCACGCGGCGGATGACGGCGTACACGGAGCCCCCGTCCCGCACACGGGGGACAGCGTCCCCGGCGGGGTTCCCCACTCTGCGAGCAATGCCGTGCATGGCGGTACCCCGCATGTTCCCGGGAACGGGATCCACGGTGGTATTCCGAAGTCCGTGGGCAACGGCATTCATGGCGGCATCCCGAAGTCCGTGGGGGACGGTGTTCACGGCGGGGTTCCGCACTCCGTGAGCAACGCCGTGCATGGTGGCACCCCGCACGTCCCCGGCAGCGGGATCCACGGTGGTATTCCGAAGTCCGTGGGCAACGGCATTCATGGCGGCATCCCGAAGTCCGTCGGTGACGGGGTTCACGGTGGGGTTCCGCACGTCCCGGACAACGGCGTCGCCGGAGGCGTCCCGCACGTCCCCGGCAACGGCGTTCACGGAGGCATCCCGCACGGCACGGGCGACGCGGTCTCGGCGGGCGAGCACGCCGGGACGCCTTCGGCGTGGTACCACGAGACCCCGACGGGCCCGGCGCACGAGGTGCCGCACACCACCCCGCACGACGCTCCGCCGACCGCCCCGCACACGGGGGGCCATGACACCCCGGGCACCGGGGGGCACCCGGACCAGGGTGCCGGTCACGATGGTTCCGGCCACGGGGGTCACGACGGCACCGGTCACGACGCCGGCCACAACCACGACGCCGGGCACGGCGGTGACCACGGCGGCCTCGACCACTCCGGCCTAGGCCATGACGCGGCGGACATCGCAGGGCACGACGGCGCCGACGCGGCTGCGCCGGGTCATTCCGGTGGGGAGGTGCCGGGGCATGGCGGGGGCGGGGAGCCGTTCGAGTACAAGCCGTACATGTCGGATGACGACTTCAACAACCTGGCTACCGACGCCGAGCGGCATGCGGCGGCCACCGCGGAACTGGACCGGGGGACGAATCCCTTGCCCAGTACCAGCAATGAGGCAGGAAAGGCGTACGGCGACGCGTACTGGAACGACTTCCTGGACAGCCTCGACCCCAAGGCCAAGGATTCGCTGGAAAGGTACAGCAGCTTCTACTACAAGCACATCAACGGGCAGTTGCGAGACTTCCGTAAATACGGCCCCAGCGCGGCTCTTGAACCCAAGGTCCAGGAGTTGGTCGACAACATGGACCGCGTCATGGACAGCCGCCCCCTGCCCGAGAACGTCATGGTTGTCCGAGGTACCGCGATCGATCACCTTGAGCTGGCCTCACCGTATGAAATGGCGGGCAACACGTACCACGACGCTGGTTTTCTCTCCACGTCGCTCGGTAAGGACGCGGCCTTCGACTACAAGCCGGTGATCATGCACCTTCGGGTGCCGAAGGGTGCACCCGCTCTGTGGATCGACCACATCTCCGTGAATAAAGGGGAGCGGGAACTGCTGCTCGCCCGTGATACCCACTACAGGGTGACTCGCGTGTTCCAGGACGGGGCGGGTCAGTACCACGCCTACGGCGAGGTCCTGCGGAAGCCGTGA
- a CDS encoding DUF6508 domain-containing protein, with the protein MQNPVQYVAVEAPDGEVVGYVWADYAAGTLKWARRTATGVDGYRLGQTWEAKVAEAGERGIPLAGALTLLARDAGTGPPVDVRGPEAVDELARAVTEADDRRLLAQLDHGATEAWQELADAYGALTDDDRDVRWGGGEKNANGATQWPYPIYSRPLWRVVRALWGIGAVTPEYRWSAAPPPAVPPHGRLRPADAVRAATFLAVGERVNEGSVDEAVRSGLFDAMVVALLDQHAAHASSEPDSRFRRTT; encoded by the coding sequence ATGCAGAACCCCGTCCAGTACGTGGCCGTCGAGGCCCCCGACGGCGAAGTCGTCGGATACGTCTGGGCCGACTACGCCGCAGGCACTCTGAAGTGGGCGCGGCGCACCGCGACCGGTGTCGACGGGTATCGCCTCGGCCAGACGTGGGAGGCCAAGGTGGCGGAGGCCGGTGAGCGGGGCATCCCCCTGGCCGGCGCGCTGACTCTGCTCGCCCGCGACGCCGGCACCGGACCCCCGGTCGACGTCCGCGGCCCCGAGGCCGTGGACGAACTCGCCCGCGCCGTCACCGAGGCCGACGACCGGCGCCTGCTGGCCCAGCTCGACCACGGCGCCACCGAAGCCTGGCAGGAGCTGGCCGACGCCTACGGTGCCCTCACCGACGACGACCGTGACGTCCGCTGGGGCGGAGGCGAGAAGAACGCGAACGGAGCGACCCAGTGGCCGTATCCGATCTACAGCAGGCCGCTGTGGCGGGTCGTCAGAGCTCTGTGGGGCATCGGTGCCGTCACGCCGGAGTACCGCTGGAGCGCCGCTCCCCCTCCGGCGGTGCCGCCCCATGGACGGCTGCGCCCCGCGGACGCCGTTCGCGCTGCCACGTTCCTCGCGGTCGGTGAGCGCGTCAACGAGGGGTCGGTGGACGAAGCGGTGCGGAGCGGCCTGTTCGACGCCATGGTCGTCGCACTCCTGGACCAGCACGCCGCACACGCCTCCAGTGAGCCGGATTCGAGATTCCGTCGCACCACGTGA
- a CDS encoding HD domain-containing protein gives MPYDESSDGSSAPVMTLAEVESVARAAHAAQRDKAGRPYVEHLEAVAEGVRARGGGCELIAAAWLHDAVEDGVLSEEWLAAAALTRRTKDVVRALSKRPGEEPWAYAERILATEGARLVKAADLAHNADPRRLAVLDEPTARRLTRKYAAMRQYLGITAENPGNPENPGIPDIPETSTTSDD, from the coding sequence ATGCCGTACGACGAGTCGTCCGACGGGTCGTCCGCTCCGGTCATGACCCTCGCCGAGGTCGAGTCCGTCGCCCGTGCCGCGCATGCCGCCCAGCGGGACAAGGCCGGTCGGCCCTACGTCGAACACCTGGAGGCCGTCGCCGAAGGCGTACGCGCCCGTGGTGGCGGTTGCGAACTCATCGCCGCCGCCTGGCTGCACGACGCGGTCGAGGACGGTGTGCTGAGCGAGGAGTGGCTGGCGGCGGCCGCGCTCACCCGGCGCACCAAGGACGTCGTACGGGCCCTGAGCAAGCGGCCGGGCGAGGAGCCGTGGGCGTACGCGGAGCGGATCCTGGCCACCGAGGGCGCTCGGCTCGTCAAGGCGGCCGACCTCGCGCACAACGCCGACCCGCGCCGGCTGGCCGTACTCGACGAGCCCACCGCACGGCGTCTGACGCGGAAGTACGCCGCCATGCGGCAGTACCTCGGCATCACCGCCGAGAACCCCGGGAACCCCGAGAACCCCGGCATCCCCGACATCCCCGAAACCTCCACGACCTCCGACGACTGA
- the eccD gene encoding type VII secretion integral membrane protein EccD, with translation MVSTATTSRTQLSRVTLVGERRRVDIVLPSDTPIGQLLPDILQLLDDRAAARPMTRQLITSDGSVLPHEATLSSSEVPDGAVLQLVRAHAAPPAPVVHDVTDQVADDLDLRAWRWRPAARRASSGVATVVFAVAAALLARREFPLESVTTALAAVTIVFLVVGALVSKIGDGNRGLATALLLASGGLGLLAAWTAADAYGWSGPARLAGVVAALVLTLVLLAYFSPLGRGALLGAGATAFITLVWEAVAAVQDRPDRLGAVMAVFSVVLLGVLPRLALMASGLTGLDDRRSAGASVSRHQVANALAATHRGLALITIATAVSAAAGGWLLTAAGRPTVWTVALTSLTAVVLLSQARAFPLVAEVVALFCGAALLVVRLAVEWVDRAGGAGALVLLCVAGVLPLLVLAVQPPEHVQVRLRRIGDLIESLGVIGLFPLAVGVFGIYGQLLNKF, from the coding sequence GTGGTGAGTACAGCAACGACGTCCCGGACACAACTGAGCCGGGTCACGCTGGTCGGTGAGCGCCGGCGCGTCGACATCGTCCTGCCGTCGGACACCCCGATCGGGCAACTGCTGCCCGACATCCTCCAGTTGCTCGACGACCGGGCCGCCGCGCGGCCCATGACCCGGCAGCTGATCACCTCCGACGGCTCGGTGCTGCCGCACGAGGCCACGCTGTCGTCGTCCGAGGTGCCCGACGGCGCCGTGCTCCAGCTGGTGCGCGCCCATGCCGCGCCGCCCGCCCCCGTCGTGCACGACGTCACCGACCAGGTCGCCGACGACCTCGATCTGCGTGCCTGGCGCTGGCGGCCCGCCGCACGCCGGGCCAGTTCCGGGGTGGCCACCGTCGTGTTCGCCGTGGCCGCGGCCCTCCTGGCCCGCCGCGAGTTCCCGCTTGAGTCCGTCACCACCGCGCTCGCGGCCGTCACGATCGTGTTCCTGGTCGTCGGCGCGCTCGTCTCGAAGATCGGCGACGGCAACCGCGGGCTCGCCACGGCGCTGCTGCTCGCCTCCGGGGGGCTCGGACTGCTCGCCGCCTGGACCGCCGCCGACGCCTACGGCTGGTCAGGACCGGCCCGGCTGGCCGGTGTCGTCGCGGCACTGGTGCTCACCCTTGTGCTGCTCGCCTACTTCTCCCCGCTCGGCCGGGGCGCGCTCCTCGGGGCCGGCGCCACCGCCTTCATCACCCTGGTGTGGGAGGCCGTAGCCGCCGTGCAGGACCGGCCGGACCGGCTCGGCGCGGTGATGGCCGTGTTCTCCGTCGTGCTGCTCGGCGTGCTGCCGCGGCTGGCGCTGATGGCCTCGGGGCTGACGGGACTCGACGACCGGCGCTCCGCGGGCGCGTCGGTCAGCCGTCACCAGGTCGCCAACGCGCTCGCCGCGACGCACCGCGGGCTCGCGCTGATCACCATCGCCACCGCGGTCTCGGCGGCCGCCGGCGGCTGGCTGCTGACCGCGGCCGGGCGGCCGACCGTGTGGACGGTGGCCCTCACCTCGCTCACCGCCGTGGTGCTGCTGTCCCAGGCCCGGGCCTTTCCCCTGGTCGCCGAGGTCGTGGCGCTGTTCTGCGGCGCCGCGCTGCTCGTCGTACGGCTCGCGGTGGAGTGGGTGGACCGCGCGGGCGGCGCCGGGGCGCTGGTGCTGCTGTGCGTCGCCGGGGTGCTGCCGCTGCTGGTCCTCGCGGTTCAGCCGCCCGAGCACGTGCAGGTGCGGCTGCGGCGGATCGGCGACCTGATCGAGTCCCTCGGCGTGATCGGGCTCTTCCCGCTCGCCGTCGGGGTGTTCGGCATCTATGGGCAACTGCTCAACAAGTTCTGA
- a CDS encoding MinD/ParA family protein, giving the protein MPNGDNWQSDVLRDLRGGTPQYQHQQPVPPQQPQQQQPQAYPDLPPQHQQQAYPDPPPQHHQHQHHQAPPAHRVTPDSRPVLDKRLAAAALKPRRGEAFGVRALRAVRRTVSSSAAREVADSAATAEVLQQAVTTGRQIAVTSIRGGSGKTTVAALLGATYAHYRQDPVLLVEADPALGSLPLRLGAETLRWTTGDLAGLVEPQMSLLDVTGYLVQLPGNAWLLPGSQGRVGAMLDTTGYERVMVSLRRFFGVTVVDCETLPAEVARTALSAAQARVLTVPATLEGIASTRAVLEWMRNLPPHVLASTVVVLTEVAPHPGVDLGRATRELTEAGVTVRVLPYDRHLASGGTIRTDLLARATRHAATRLAADVFQLSQKQR; this is encoded by the coding sequence ATGCCGAACGGGGACAACTGGCAGAGCGACGTGCTGCGCGATCTGAGAGGCGGTACGCCTCAGTATCAGCATCAGCAGCCTGTGCCGCCGCAACAGCCACAACAGCAACAGCCACAGGCGTACCCCGACCTGCCTCCTCAGCACCAGCAGCAGGCGTACCCCGACCCGCCTCCTCAGCACCACCAGCACCAGCACCACCAGGCCCCGCCGGCGCACCGCGTCACCCCCGACTCCCGACCCGTGCTCGACAAACGGCTCGCCGCCGCCGCGCTCAAGCCGCGCCGGGGTGAGGCGTTCGGTGTCCGTGCCCTGCGCGCCGTACGCCGTACCGTCTCCTCCTCCGCGGCCCGCGAGGTCGCCGACAGCGCGGCGACCGCCGAGGTGCTCCAGCAGGCGGTCACCACCGGGCGGCAGATCGCGGTGACGTCGATCCGCGGTGGCTCCGGCAAGACGACGGTCGCCGCGCTGCTGGGCGCCACCTACGCCCACTACCGCCAGGACCCGGTGCTCCTCGTCGAGGCCGACCCGGCGCTCGGCTCGCTGCCGCTGCGGCTCGGCGCGGAGACCCTGCGCTGGACCACCGGTGACCTCGCCGGACTGGTGGAACCGCAGATGTCGCTGCTCGACGTCACCGGCTACCTGGTCCAACTCCCCGGCAACGCCTGGCTGTTGCCCGGCAGCCAGGGCCGGGTCGGCGCCATGCTCGACACCACGGGCTACGAGCGGGTCATGGTGTCGCTGCGCCGTTTCTTCGGCGTGACCGTCGTCGACTGCGAGACCCTGCCCGCCGAGGTCGCCCGTACCGCGCTGTCCGCCGCGCAGGCCCGGGTGCTCACCGTGCCCGCGACGCTGGAGGGCATCGCCAGCACCCGCGCCGTCCTGGAGTGGATGCGCAACCTGCCCCCGCACGTGCTGGCCTCCACCGTCGTCGTCCTCACGGAGGTCGCACCGCACCCCGGCGTCGACCTCGGCAGGGCGACCCGGGAGCTGACCGAAGCCGGAGTCACCGTGCGGGTCCTGCCCTACGACCGCCATCTCGCGTCCGGCGGCACCATCCGTACGGATCTCCTCGCCCGGGCCACCCGGCACGCCGCCACCCGGCTGGCCGCCGACGTCTTCCAGCTCTCCCAGAAGCAGCGCTGA